A single region of the Thermoanaerobacterium aotearoense genome encodes:
- a CDS encoding response regulator codes for MSKIMIVDDAAFMRMMIKDIITKNNLGTVIEAEDGSVAVEKYSQEKPDLVLMDITMPEMDGIQAVKQIVKKDPNAKVVMCSAMGQQAMVIEAIQAGAKDFIVKPFQPDRVIEAVKKMLK; via the coding sequence ATGAGCAAAATAATGATTGTAGATGATGCAGCTTTTATGAGGATGATGATAAAAGATATAATAACTAAAAACAATCTTGGCACTGTAATTGAAGCAGAAGATGGATCTGTAGCCGTGGAAAAATACAGTCAAGAGAAACCCGATTTAGTGCTTATGGATATTACAATGCCAGAAATGGATGGTATTCAAGCTGTAAAGCAAATAGTTAAAAAGGATCCAAATGCAAAAGTAGTCATGTGTTCAGCTATGGGACAACAGGCAATGGTTATAGAAGCAATACAGGCAGGTGCAAAAGATTTTATAGTAAAGCCGTTTCAACCAGATAGAGTCATAGAAGCCGTCAAGAAAAT
- the fliY gene encoding flagellar motor switch phosphatase FliY — MSDILSQDEINALLSGMAGAENSKSDVILTEEEQDVLGEIGNISFGTSATTLFTLLRNKVTITTPKVSIVNWESLKKEFNIPYVAVEVEYTEGIKGNNLLILKEQDVLRITDLMMGGDGNITEGEITELHLSAIGEAMNQMIGSASTSLSTLIGESINISPPKAFIVDFNKGLPGDISFPEEDIVKVAFKMVVGDIIDSEIMQLIPISFAKKLVEQVMSKNVENSPKGSFQDVKDDDIINTGTAGIKNDFNEEIRHEEQISQPKSRKVDVKPVVFKELDADEQTASEKENINLIMDIPLTVTVELGRTRKLIKDILELNEGSIIELDKLAGEPVDILVNGKFIAKGEVVVIDENFGVRILDIVKQSKRINSL, encoded by the coding sequence ATGAGTGATATTTTATCACAGGATGAAATTAATGCATTATTAAGTGGTATGGCTGGTGCGGAAAATAGCAAAAGTGATGTAATTTTGACTGAAGAAGAACAAGATGTTTTAGGTGAGATAGGAAATATCAGCTTTGGAACATCTGCAACAACATTGTTTACGCTTCTCAGAAACAAGGTAACTATAACGACGCCTAAAGTCAGCATTGTTAACTGGGAAAGCTTAAAGAAAGAATTCAATATACCATACGTTGCTGTTGAAGTAGAGTATACAGAAGGCATTAAAGGTAACAATCTCTTGATTTTAAAGGAGCAAGATGTACTTCGCATCACTGATTTAATGATGGGTGGTGATGGGAATATCACTGAAGGCGAGATAACAGAACTTCATTTGAGTGCTATTGGAGAGGCAATGAATCAGATGATTGGTTCTGCATCGACTTCGCTGTCTACACTCATTGGCGAAAGCATAAATATTTCGCCGCCAAAAGCTTTTATCGTGGATTTTAACAAAGGATTGCCAGGAGACATTTCTTTCCCTGAAGAGGATATAGTTAAGGTTGCATTTAAGATGGTAGTTGGAGACATAATTGACAGTGAAATCATGCAATTGATTCCTATTTCATTTGCTAAAAAGCTTGTCGAGCAGGTGATGTCAAAAAATGTAGAAAATTCTCCAAAAGGTTCTTTTCAAGATGTTAAGGATGATGATATAATAAATACTGGTACTGCAGGAATAAAGAATGATTTCAATGAAGAAATTAGACATGAAGAGCAAATAAGCCAGCCAAAAAGTAGAAAGGTCGATGTGAAGCCGGTCGTTTTTAAAGAGCTTGACGCTGATGAACAGACAGCTTCAGAAAAAGAAAATATAAATCTTATAATGGATATTCCATTAACTGTGACTGTTGAATTGGGGCGTACAAGAAAATTAATAAAAGATATATTAGAACTTAATGAAGGCTCTATAATCGAGCTTGACAAATTAGCTGGCGAACCTGTAGATATATTGGTTAATGGGAAATTTATTGCGAAAGGCGAAGTAGTAGTAATAGATGAGAACTTCGGCGTCAGAATACTTGATATAGTAAAACAAAGCAAAAGAATAAATTCATTATAA
- the fliM gene encoding flagellar motor switch protein FliM has product MADILSQSEIDELLKAMNSGEFDVKEIEESQQEAKVKPYDFRRPNKFSKEQLRTLQMIFENMSRSFTTFLSGYLRTLVQVSIVSVEQITYYEFSNSLTNPVFIAVIDAKPLEGPIILEYNNNTTFTIIDKILGGIGTSETVQRDYTEIEMGLLTRITTQLLPLIKDAWSNVTELNPEITRIETNSQFTQVISPNETVALCTMSLKINDNEGLINFCLPHITIVPILPLLTTKTWFSNAEKQTCDIGIIKDKISNTYVPLKVVIGTSKITVRDLLSFDKGDVIEINKRYKDPIEVKINDETKFLGVPGIRNKKYCVQITEICSEGDDADE; this is encoded by the coding sequence ATGGCTGACATACTGTCACAAAGCGAAATCGATGAATTATTAAAAGCAATGAATTCAGGAGAATTTGATGTAAAGGAAATAGAAGAAAGTCAGCAAGAAGCAAAAGTTAAACCTTATGACTTTCGCAGACCTAATAAATTTTCAAAGGAACAATTAAGAACTCTCCAAATGATATTTGAGAATATGTCGAGAAGTTTTACGACGTTTTTGTCTGGTTATTTAAGAACTTTGGTTCAAGTATCGATAGTGTCTGTGGAGCAGATAACATACTACGAGTTTAGCAATTCATTGACAAATCCAGTATTCATAGCCGTTATTGATGCAAAGCCGCTGGAAGGACCAATAATACTTGAGTACAACAATAATACAACATTTACAATAATAGATAAAATATTGGGTGGTATTGGTACATCCGAAACTGTGCAGAGAGATTATACTGAAATTGAGATGGGACTTTTAACAAGGATAACAACGCAATTGCTGCCACTGATAAAAGATGCGTGGAGCAATGTTACAGAGCTTAATCCAGAGATAACAAGGATAGAGACCAATTCTCAATTTACACAGGTAATTTCTCCTAACGAAACTGTAGCGTTGTGTACAATGTCTTTAAAGATAAATGATAATGAAGGGTTGATAAATTTTTGCCTGCCACATATAACGATTGTTCCTATATTGCCATTGCTTACTACAAAGACATGGTTCTCTAATGCAGAGAAGCAGACGTGTGACATAGGAATAATTAAAGATAAAATATCTAATACATATGTTCCTTTAAAAGTTGTCATAGGTACATCAAAGATAACAGTTAGAGATTTGTTAAGCTTTGATAAAGGCGATGTAATTGAGATAAATAAGCGGTATAAAGATCCTATTGAAGTAAAGATAAACGATGAAACAAAGTTTTTAGGTGTCCCAGGGATTAGAAACAAGAAATACTGCGTTCAAATAACCGAGATTTGCAGCGAAGGAGATGATGCGGATGAGTGA
- a CDS encoding flagellar basal body-associated FliL family protein: MKNNIIIIILIVVIIAFGSAFFFFNYNSKPAKIVYYNYSPGSEFITNLKGDDKFIKAGIELEVTDKNVLNELTEQNPKIRDAIIQILRNETAQDLEGSEGQAKLQNQIKSQINKILGADKITNVYFDDFIVQ, encoded by the coding sequence ATGAAAAATAACATCATAATAATAATTTTGATAGTAGTTATCATAGCTTTTGGAAGTGCATTTTTCTTTTTTAATTACAACTCAAAGCCGGCTAAAATTGTTTACTATAACTATTCTCCTGGCAGTGAGTTTATTACAAACTTAAAAGGAGACGATAAGTTTATCAAGGCTGGTATTGAATTAGAGGTCACCGATAAAAATGTCTTAAACGAGTTAACTGAACAAAACCCAAAAATAAGAGATGCAATAATTCAAATTTTGAGAAATGAAACTGCTCAAGATTTAGAAGGTTCTGAAGGACAAGCTAAACTACAGAATCAGATAAAAAGTCAAATCAATAAGATATTAGGGGCCGATAAGATAACGAATGTTTATTTTGATGATTTTATAGTTCAATAA
- a CDS encoding flagellar FlbD family protein, producing MISVTKLNGDEFVVNADMIEFIEETPDTVISLISGKKVVVKEKKDDIIRKVIEYKRKIMLS from the coding sequence GTGATAAGCGTTACAAAGCTAAATGGAGATGAATTCGTCGTTAATGCTGATATGATAGAATTTATTGAAGAAACACCCGATACTGTCATTAGCTTGATTAGCGGCAAAAAAGTTGTCGTGAAAGAAAAGAAAGATGATATTATAAGAAAAGTCATAGAGTATAAGCGCAAAATCATGTTAAGTTAA
- a CDS encoding flagellar hook protein FlgE — translation MLRSMYSAVSGLKANQAEMDVIGNNIANVNTVGFKASRMTFKEIFNQTIKGASAPQDNGGGTNPQQIGLGVAIASIDTLFTNGGSQRTDNPTDLSIDGNGFFIVNNGGANLYTRAGNFSFDSNGDLVTPDGYKVMGWISQDGKTVNTDTGNLSPISIKNWSSTSPASTKTIQLGGNLDAGTSIGSSVSYNVTIYDSQGGSHVATIQFTKQDNAGNWNATITNFDGTNLSTPVTIGTITFDSNGVIQQPAPPASPAGIFTVGVSSLPITNTNATLGDGTNITIDLSKLTMYSNPTDIRELSKDGNSAGSIESINIDQYGVVSGIYSNGRTQVIGQIALADFQNTQGLEKVGNTMFINTVNSGDPMIGAANTGTRGTINPGTLEMSNVDLANEFANMITTQRGFEANAKVITTSDEILQDLVNLKR, via the coding sequence ATGTTAAGATCAATGTATTCAGCAGTCTCAGGACTTAAAGCAAACCAAGCTGAAATGGATGTAATAGGCAATAATATTGCTAATGTAAATACTGTAGGTTTTAAAGCCAGTAGAATGACATTCAAAGAGATATTCAACCAAACTATAAAAGGCGCTTCTGCACCACAAGACAATGGTGGAGGCACAAACCCACAACAAATTGGGTTAGGTGTTGCTATAGCGTCTATTGATACGTTGTTTACAAATGGTGGTTCTCAGAGAACTGACAATCCGACAGATTTGTCTATAGACGGCAACGGCTTTTTTATAGTAAACAATGGTGGTGCAAATTTATATACGAGAGCTGGAAATTTTTCCTTTGACTCAAATGGAGATCTTGTAACACCTGATGGATATAAAGTAATGGGGTGGATATCACAGGATGGGAAGACGGTAAATACAGATACCGGAAATTTATCGCCCATAAGCATTAAAAACTGGTCGAGCACATCACCAGCTTCTACTAAAACGATCCAGTTAGGTGGCAATCTTGATGCAGGCACAAGCATCGGAAGCTCGGTTAGCTACAATGTCACAATATACGATTCTCAAGGTGGAAGTCATGTTGCAACAATTCAATTCACTAAGCAAGATAATGCTGGAAATTGGAATGCCACAATAACAAATTTTGATGGCACTAACTTATCTACGCCTGTCACAATAGGGACAATTACATTCGATTCAAATGGTGTAATACAGCAACCAGCACCACCAGCTTCTCCTGCGGGAATATTTACAGTAGGTGTTTCATCACTTCCAATAACAAATACAAATGCTACATTGGGAGATGGAACAAATATTACCATAGATCTTTCTAAACTCACTATGTATTCCAATCCAACGGATATAAGGGAATTAAGTAAGGATGGCAATTCCGCAGGTTCTATTGAAAGCATAAACATCGATCAATACGGTGTTGTAAGCGGTATATATTCAAACGGCAGAACACAAGTGATCGGTCAAATAGCATTGGCTGATTTCCAAAATACGCAGGGCTTGGAGAAGGTAGGAAATACAATGTTTATAAATACAGTCAACTCTGGAGACCCAATGATAGGTGCTGCAAACACTGGGACAAGAGGAACCATAAACCCAGGAACACTTGAAATGTCAAACGTGGATCTTGCAAATGAATTTGCTAACATGATTACAACTCAAAGAGGTTTTGAAGCAAACGCAAAGGTAATAACTACATCTGATGAAATATTGCAAGATTTAGTAAACTTAAAAAGGTAA
- the flgD gene encoding flagellar hook assembly protein FlgD, with product MAINTNYDNSYMNTYTDGTKVTNPNSELGKDQFLQLLVTQLENQDPLNPMDDKEFIAQMAQFSALEQMQNLNESFSAVKAYSLLGKTVTASVDSNGSTSTVTGKVDSVKFDGSNCYLEINGSDVSLDSVTSVSD from the coding sequence ATGGCAATAAATACAAATTACGATAATAGCTATATGAATACATATACTGATGGGACTAAAGTTACCAATCCAAATTCAGAGTTAGGCAAAGATCAATTTTTACAGTTGCTTGTTACTCAATTGGAAAATCAAGATCCTTTGAATCCAATGGATGACAAAGAATTTATAGCTCAAATGGCACAGTTTTCAGCATTAGAGCAAATGCAAAATTTAAATGAAAGTTTTAGTGCTGTTAAAGCTTATAGCTTATTAGGAAAGACGGTTACAGCAAGTGTAGATTCAAATGGCTCCACTTCCACTGTGACAGGAAAGGTGGACTCCGTGAAATTTGACGGCAGCAATTGTTATTTAGAAATCAATGGAAGCGATGTGTCATTGGATTCTGTAACTTCTGTATCCGACTAA
- a CDS encoding flagellar hook-length control protein FliK codes for MVQVMNILNSSVQVKNDGKTPSKKSSDFKDIIKNIKNSAIKSDGKNLDDNMSLDDKQISDIISMILNLISNNLHLNVSANQDNLESLKESILNQLNTIIASQNESKINLNKLAEIITKTLNDKYNLNIDANEVLNVLKNVDLSKMGSDVITLNVNSTTKNDAIDKSNQSLGDDGGQKQLATISYSGSVKSSVNAYDAKTVADTKVETKNGNLSQNENQSQNDDLNGTQKDANLEISNKLFSKKADDAYQQINDSKSIETKVDNLIAFNTVQSKQAVALEGNTDSKNSVQINDIIDQIVKNVNITKTDTESNIKIQLKPDFLGNLEINIKSVDGSLTANILTDNEKVKHQIEANLNILNNQLESKGIKIDSFNVSIDRNMQFASQYSGQEDSSQRYKSPNNSKVRINYEDYDDAELQTQTYSTLNSISNDHVDVVV; via the coding sequence GTGGTGCAGGTAATGAACATATTAAACAGTTCTGTTCAGGTAAAAAATGATGGTAAAACGCCAAGCAAAAAAAGTTCAGATTTCAAAGACATTATAAAAAATATCAAAAATAGCGCAATCAAAAGCGACGGAAAAAATCTCGATGATAATATGTCTTTAGATGACAAACAAATATCAGATATAATAAGTATGATTTTAAATTTAATAAGTAACAATTTGCATTTAAATGTTTCAGCAAATCAAGATAATTTGGAATCTCTGAAAGAAAGCATATTAAATCAGTTAAATACTATAATTGCAAGCCAAAATGAGTCTAAAATAAACTTAAATAAATTGGCAGAAATTATTACAAAAACTTTGAATGATAAGTACAATTTAAACATTGACGCTAATGAAGTTTTAAATGTGTTAAAAAATGTTGATTTGTCTAAAATGGGATCTGATGTTATTACATTGAATGTTAATAGTACAACTAAAAATGATGCAATAGATAAGTCAAACCAAAGTTTAGGCGATGACGGTGGGCAAAAACAGTTAGCAACCATTAGTTACAGTGGAAGTGTAAAATCCAGCGTAAATGCATACGATGCTAAAACTGTTGCTGATACAAAAGTAGAAACTAAAAATGGTAATTTATCACAAAATGAAAATCAAAGTCAAAATGATGATTTAAATGGAACTCAAAAGGATGCTAACTTAGAAATAAGCAATAAATTATTTTCAAAAAAAGCAGATGATGCTTACCAACAGATAAATGACAGTAAATCGATAGAAACAAAGGTTGACAATTTGATTGCTTTTAATACTGTTCAAAGCAAACAGGCAGTAGCTTTAGAGGGTAATACAGATTCTAAAAACAGCGTGCAAATAAATGATATAATCGATCAAATTGTTAAAAACGTCAATATAACTAAAACAGATACAGAGTCAAATATAAAAATTCAGCTTAAGCCGGATTTTTTAGGGAATTTAGAAATCAACATAAAATCTGTAGATGGCAGTTTGACGGCTAACATTTTAACCGATAATGAAAAAGTAAAACACCAGATTGAGGCGAATTTAAACATATTAAATAATCAGCTTGAATCAAAAGGCATAAAAATAGATAGTTTCAATGTTTCAATAGATAGAAATATGCAATTTGCATCACAGTACAGTGGACAAGAGGATAGCAGTCAAAGATATAAAAGTCCTAACAATAGCAAAGTGCGCATTAATTATGAAGATTATGATGACGCAGAGCTTCAAACGCAGACTTATTCAACATTAAATAGCATATCTAACGATCATGTAGATGTGGTTGTTTAA
- a CDS encoding MotE family protein: MEKEESINGRRPLRLFIVVLISLFVVLLVGLLFYFNIGGISNHTLKILSNVPVLKGLIQVKPATNYADEIKKLNEELSIKQKELQSVQSALSDKEKNIEDLQSQLQKQQDEINNLKAQSNTKKTDLKTLATYYESMDPANAANILNQITDNNVLIGILSNMNKDNASKILEQLDPKKAADITKILYANASSSP, from the coding sequence ATGGAAAAAGAAGAATCCATAAACGGAAGAAGGCCATTGCGACTATTTATAGTTGTATTAATTTCATTATTTGTAGTTTTATTAGTCGGCTTGTTGTTTTATTTTAATATTGGTGGAATTAGCAATCATACATTAAAGATTTTAAGCAATGTACCTGTGCTAAAAGGCCTAATTCAGGTCAAACCTGCGACTAATTACGCAGATGAAATAAAAAAATTAAATGAAGAGCTTAGCATAAAGCAAAAAGAATTGCAAAGTGTTCAATCTGCCTTAAGCGATAAAGAAAAAAATATCGAAGATTTACAGTCACAGCTTCAAAAACAGCAAGATGAGATAAATAACTTAAAAGCGCAGTCAAACACAAAAAAAACTGATTTAAAAACTTTAGCTACGTATTATGAAAGCATGGATCCTGCGAATGCTGCCAACATATTGAACCAGATAACGGACAATAATGTTTTAATAGGCATTTTAAGCAATATGAATAAAGATAACGCATCTAAGATACTTGAACAGTTGGATCCTAAAAAAGCGGCTGATATAACGAAGATACTTTATGCAAATGCTTCCAGTTCCCCATAG
- the fliJ gene encoding flagellar export protein FliJ has protein sequence MKKFRYALETVLNIKEQKQKMEKEKMAILISKYEVQKSKLVEILNRIEKTTKENEENKALGTSAMNLRQFNLYIESLYEKYNQQKAILKEIEEEIEKERHNLMEVSKEKEALESLKEKKYEEYKYQTLIEQNLMIDEQISYKTARSTLGG, from the coding sequence GTGAAAAAATTTAGGTATGCTTTGGAAACAGTTTTAAATATAAAGGAACAAAAGCAAAAGATGGAAAAAGAAAAAATGGCAATTTTGATTTCAAAATACGAAGTTCAAAAAAGCAAATTAGTTGAAATTTTAAATAGAATAGAAAAAACAACAAAAGAAAATGAAGAGAATAAGGCGTTAGGCACTTCAGCAATGAATTTAAGACAATTTAATTTGTACATAGAATCTCTTTACGAAAAATACAATCAGCAAAAAGCTATTCTAAAAGAGATAGAAGAAGAAATCGAAAAAGAGAGGCATAATCTGATGGAAGTCAGCAAAGAAAAAGAAGCCTTGGAAAGCCTGAAAGAGAAGAAATATGAAGAGTACAAGTATCAAACGTTGATAGAACAAAATTTAATGATCGATGAACAGATATCGTACAAAACAGCCAGGTCTACTTTAGGAGGTTAG
- the fliI gene encoding flagellar protein export ATPase FliI, translating into MSNSSFFDRCKSILQDKNFIKYYGKVSQVVGLTIESVGPISNIGDVCEIRSINGTTVYAEVMGFKDDKVYLMPLGDMDGIGPGNSVVSTGQKLKIGVGEELLGRVIDALGNPIDGKGAIKCKKLVSTNNTPPNPIERKRISEVMTLGIKAIDGLLTCGKGQRIGIFAGSGVGKSTLLGMIARNAKSDINVIALIGERGREVNEFIENDLGEDGLKRSILVVSTSDTPALMRVKGAMVATSIAEYFRDQGLDVLLMMDSVTRFAMAQREIGLSIGEAPVSRGYTPSVFSVLPKLLERAGSSKYGSITALYTVLVDGDDLNEPITDAVRGILDGHIVLSRKLANKGQYPAIDVLSSISRVMNDIVTDEHKNLSLRFKNILSVYEESEDLINIGAYARGSNSKIDEAILLHDDMINYIKQSTDEKYDFDDEINMLKNILNR; encoded by the coding sequence ATGAGCAATAGCAGTTTTTTTGATAGGTGCAAATCCATATTGCAAGACAAAAATTTTATTAAGTATTACGGCAAGGTAAGCCAAGTTGTTGGCTTAACAATTGAAAGCGTAGGCCCTATATCTAATATTGGCGATGTCTGCGAAATAAGATCGATAAATGGCACTACTGTCTATGCAGAAGTAATGGGATTCAAAGATGATAAAGTCTATTTGATGCCTTTAGGAGATATGGACGGCATAGGTCCAGGCAATAGCGTTGTATCTACAGGGCAAAAATTAAAAATTGGAGTAGGGGAAGAATTGCTGGGAAGAGTTATCGATGCCTTAGGCAATCCGATTGATGGAAAAGGTGCGATAAAATGCAAAAAATTAGTCAGCACAAACAACACACCTCCGAATCCAATTGAGAGAAAGAGAATAAGTGAAGTGATGACTTTAGGCATAAAAGCCATAGATGGTTTGCTTACTTGTGGTAAAGGTCAGAGAATAGGAATCTTTGCAGGCAGTGGCGTCGGGAAAAGTACTTTACTTGGAATGATAGCCAGAAATGCAAAATCTGATATTAATGTTATTGCACTAATAGGCGAAAGAGGAAGGGAAGTTAATGAATTTATTGAGAATGACTTAGGAGAAGATGGGCTGAAAAGATCTATATTGGTGGTATCTACGTCTGATACTCCTGCATTGATGAGAGTCAAGGGAGCTATGGTGGCTACGTCTATTGCAGAATATTTCAGGGATCAGGGCTTAGATGTATTGCTCATGATGGACTCTGTCACAAGGTTTGCGATGGCTCAGAGAGAGATTGGATTATCAATAGGTGAAGCACCTGTTTCAAGAGGTTATACTCCATCAGTTTTTTCGGTTCTTCCAAAGCTATTAGAAAGAGCAGGCTCTTCAAAATATGGCTCAATAACGGCTTTGTACACGGTTTTAGTAGATGGCGACGATTTAAATGAGCCAATAACAGATGCAGTAAGAGGTATATTGGATGGGCATATTGTTTTATCGCGAAAGTTGGCAAATAAAGGTCAATACCCGGCTATAGATGTTTTATCAAGCATAAGTAGAGTTATGAATGATATTGTCACTGATGAACATAAAAATTTATCGTTGCGGTTTAAAAACATATTGTCTGTTTATGAAGAATCTGAAGATTTAATAAATATTGGTGCTTATGCAAGAGGCAGCAACTCTAAAATAGATGAGGCTATACTGCTTCATGATGACATGATAAATTACATAAAGCAGTCGACAGATGAAAAATATGACTTTGACGATGAAATAAACATGCTAAAAAATATATTGAACAGGTGA
- a CDS encoding FliH/SctL family protein — MYRILKNEDCVNSSPVIIDKPHVEKVKELTNDKLNVDESFKYLEFKKRLEKISIIQSEIIKTAKDEAENLIKKAKEIAEGIKENAKKDGYKEGYERGYADGLNKGLEDGKSQTYDLLAEAREIKEMVADERRNLHKVIESDIVSTVIYCVKKIIDLNIEENKDLVINLVKKGLENYEASNVVTIRVSDEDYEFLTKNKDKLLKSLKFIDEVNIVRDISLDKYDCIVQTPSGMIDSGLKTQIESIKEALKGVLNEQ, encoded by the coding sequence TTGTATAGAATACTAAAAAATGAGGATTGTGTAAATTCATCTCCTGTAATTATTGATAAACCTCATGTGGAAAAAGTGAAAGAGCTTACTAATGATAAACTTAATGTTGATGAGTCTTTTAAATATCTGGAATTTAAAAAGAGACTTGAGAAGATAAGCATTATCCAGAGTGAAATTATTAAAACTGCTAAAGATGAGGCAGAAAATCTTATAAAGAAAGCAAAAGAAATAGCTGAAGGGATAAAGGAAAATGCCAAGAAAGATGGGTACAAAGAGGGATATGAAAGAGGCTATGCTGATGGCTTGAATAAAGGGCTTGAAGATGGTAAAAGCCAAACTTACGATTTATTGGCTGAGGCAAGAGAGATTAAAGAAATGGTTGCAGACGAAAGGCGAAATCTTCATAAGGTGATTGAAAGTGACATTGTTTCAACTGTAATTTACTGTGTAAAGAAAATAATTGATCTTAATATCGAAGAAAATAAAGATTTAGTGATTAATCTCGTTAAAAAAGGTTTAGAAAACTATGAAGCATCTAATGTCGTGACTATTAGAGTTAGTGATGAAGATTATGAGTTTTTAACTAAAAATAAAGACAAGTTATTGAAAAGTTTGAAATTTATTGATGAAGTAAATATTGTAAGGGATATTTCACTCGATAAGTATGATTGCATTGTACAGACACCGTCAGGGATGATTGATTCTGGATTGAAAACCCAAATAGAAAGCATTAAAGAAGCTTTAAAAGGTGTTTTAAATGAGCAATAG
- the fliG gene encoding flagellar motor switch protein FliG, which translates to MSTLAKSTLSGKQKSAMLLIALGPSTAAQIYKHLKEEIEQLTLEIANIRNISPEEKDKILDDFYNMCIAQEYIIEGGIDYAKEILEKALGSQQALEIINKLTSTLKVRPFDFVRRADPSQILSFIQNEHPQTIAMILSYLKPQQAGVILSSLPEDIQSDVAMRIAKMEATSPEIVKEVERILEKKLSSLVTQDYTSTGGIQTIVDILNAVDRSTEKNIIDTLETKDVELVEEIKKRMFVFEDIITLDNRSIQRVLREVDNHDIALALKGSNEEVQRVIYSNMSKRLADMIKEDIQYMGPVRLKDVEEAQQKVVNIIRRLEEAGEIVISRGGGDEIIV; encoded by the coding sequence ATGTCTACATTGGCAAAAAGTACACTATCAGGCAAACAAAAAAGTGCAATGCTTTTGATAGCTTTAGGGCCTTCGACAGCAGCACAAATCTACAAACATTTAAAAGAAGAAATAGAGCAATTGACGTTGGAAATAGCCAATATAAGAAATATATCCCCCGAGGAGAAGGATAAAATACTGGATGATTTTTACAATATGTGCATTGCACAAGAGTACATAATTGAAGGCGGTATCGATTATGCAAAAGAAATTTTGGAGAAAGCTCTTGGCTCTCAGCAAGCTTTAGAGATAATAAACAAGCTTACGTCTACACTTAAAGTTAGACCTTTTGACTTCGTAAGGCGGGCAGATCCATCTCAAATATTGAGCTTCATTCAAAACGAACATCCTCAGACGATAGCGATGATATTGTCGTATTTAAAGCCGCAACAAGCAGGTGTTATATTGTCATCGCTGCCTGAAGATATCCAGTCGGATGTGGCAATGAGAATTGCAAAAATGGAAGCTACATCGCCAGAGATTGTTAAAGAGGTTGAACGCATATTAGAAAAGAAACTATCTTCTTTGGTGACTCAAGATTACACATCTACAGGTGGTATACAGACAATCGTAGATATTTTAAATGCAGTTGATAGATCAACAGAGAAGAATATCATTGATACACTGGAGACAAAAGATGTAGAGCTTGTAGAAGAAATAAAGAAACGCATGTTTGTATTTGAAGATATTATAACGCTGGATAATCGTTCAATACAAAGAGTGTTAAGAGAAGTAGACAATCACGATATTGCTCTTGCGCTTAAAGGTTCTAATGAAGAAGTGCAAAGAGTTATTTACAGCAACATGTCAAAGAGGTTGGCTGATATGATTAAAGAAGACATTCAATACATGGGCCCTGTAAGATTAAAAGATGTTGAAGAAGCACAACAAAAAGTCGTCAATATTATAAGAAGGTTAGAGGAAGCAGGCGAGATAGTCATATCGAGAGGCGGAGGTGATGAAATAATTGTATAG